A region from the Onychomys torridus chromosome 22, mOncTor1.1, whole genome shotgun sequence genome encodes:
- the Ubl3 gene encoding ubiquitin-like protein 3, giving the protein MSSHVPADMINLRLILVSGKTKEFLFSPNDSASDIAKHVYDNWPMDWEEEQVSSPNILRLIYQGRFLHGNVTLGALKLPFGKTTVMHLVARETLPEPNSQGQRNREKTGESNCCVIL; this is encoded by the exons ATTAACTTGCGCCTCATCTTGGTGAGTGGGAAGACGAAGGAGTTCCTCTTCTCCCCAAATGACTCCGCCTCCGACATTGCGAAGCATGTATACGACAACTGGCCCATGG ACTGGGAAGAAGAACAGGTGAGCAGCCCAAACATCCTGCGCCTCATTTATCAAGGCAGATTTCTACACGGAAACGTCACGCTAGGAG CATTAAAACTTCCCTTTGGCAAAACAACAGTGATGCATTTGGTGgccagagagaccctgccagAGCCCAACTCACAAG GTCAGCGGAACCGGGAAAAGACTGGGGAGAGCAACTGCTGCGTGATCCTGTGA